Proteins from one Corynebacterium epidermidicanis genomic window:
- a CDS encoding PaaI family thioesterase: MEPVQISLGELDIRMGVEVVSESVERVEVRMPVERNRQSLGALHGGAMACLGEMAGSWAALKYASTLGKACVGVDINATHHRGTRSGYVRAVATPIKLGRTLTSHEVVITSEATGDRLCTVRITNAIVEPLGDLTEALDQARAAAIVDQV, translated from the coding sequence ATGGAACCGGTACAGATTTCGCTGGGTGAGCTTGATATTCGCATGGGCGTGGAAGTCGTATCCGAGTCGGTCGAGCGTGTCGAAGTGCGCATGCCCGTGGAACGTAACCGCCAATCCTTAGGCGCGCTACATGGCGGAGCGATGGCATGCCTCGGCGAGATGGCAGGGTCTTGGGCTGCGTTGAAGTATGCCTCCACCCTTGGCAAAGCGTGCGTGGGTGTGGATATTAACGCCACTCATCACCGGGGCACCCGGTCGGGATATGTGCGAGCGGTGGCCACCCCGATTAAGCTGGGTCGGACGCTTACCTCGCATGAAGTGGTGATCACGTCCGAGGCTACGGGCGACCGCCTGTGCACGGTGCGGATTACCAACGCGATCGTCGAGCCGCTTGGAGACCTCACCGAGGCGCTGGACCAGGCCCGCGCAGCCGCGATTGTGGATCAGGTTTAG
- the paaZ gene encoding phenylacetic acid degradation bifunctional protein PaaZ: MAIVPSYLSGQWVTPENPTKTTEVLDARTGELVAEVSTEGLDIAGAIDYARTTGQAELGKLTIHERALKLKELAIYLGEHKEALYRISDATGATQRDHYIDIDGGIGTLFTFSSKGRRELPNSHVIEDGPYEPLSKDGSFIGTHIYTRIPGVAVQINAFNFPVWGMLEKFAPAFIAGVPTLVKPATPTGYVTQACVRLMVDSGILPEGSIQLISGSARTLLDHLDYRDHVAFTGSAATAATLKSHQNVIEGGVRFTSEADSLNAAILASDITAEDPEFDAYIKVLFQEMTAKAGQKCTAVRRALVPHALVDAVAGALSSRIEEKVVLGETMGPLASFDQQRDVDAAIARLEAAGGQATRVGKRPAAGAFVEPTILTWAADAPEVHEIEAFGPVVSVLGYDDDAHAVALAAKGGGSLVATVCTREKAGEYAAGIAAHHGRLHFLDRDDAKTTTGHGSPLPMLIHGGPGRAGGGEELGGVRGVKHYMQRTAIQGTPNHLTAVTGEWHRGADVQRVTREEGEHPFRKSLTTLKIGDQFASELRPVSLEDILAFAESTGDTFYAHTDEEAAMANPFFPRRVAHGYLLVSWAAGLFVNPDPGPVLANYGLENLRFITPVTYDDSIRVELTAKRITPRVTDEYGEVAWDTVIYNQNDEIVATYDVLTLVEKA; encoded by the coding sequence ATGGCGATCGTGCCTAGCTACTTGTCCGGCCAATGGGTTACCCCAGAAAATCCAACCAAGACCACGGAGGTTCTCGACGCCCGCACGGGTGAGCTCGTGGCCGAGGTGAGCACCGAGGGCCTCGACATCGCTGGCGCCATCGATTATGCCCGCACCACGGGCCAGGCGGAGCTCGGCAAGCTCACCATCCACGAGCGCGCGCTCAAGCTCAAGGAATTGGCCATCTACCTGGGCGAACACAAGGAAGCACTCTACCGGATTTCGGATGCCACCGGCGCTACCCAGCGCGACCACTACATCGACATCGATGGCGGTATCGGCACCCTGTTCACCTTCTCCTCCAAGGGACGTCGTGAGTTGCCAAACTCCCACGTCATCGAGGACGGACCGTACGAGCCGCTCTCCAAGGACGGCTCTTTCATCGGCACCCACATCTACACCCGCATCCCGGGCGTCGCGGTGCAGATCAACGCCTTCAACTTCCCCGTGTGGGGCATGCTGGAAAAGTTCGCTCCAGCCTTCATCGCAGGCGTGCCTACCCTAGTCAAGCCCGCCACCCCAACCGGCTACGTCACCCAAGCCTGCGTGCGCCTCATGGTCGACTCCGGCATTCTCCCTGAGGGCTCCATCCAGCTGATTTCCGGCTCCGCCCGCACACTGCTCGACCACCTCGACTACCGCGACCACGTGGCCTTCACCGGCTCCGCCGCCACTGCAGCCACCCTCAAGTCGCACCAGAACGTCATTGAAGGTGGCGTCCGGTTTACCTCCGAAGCCGATTCCCTCAACGCTGCGATCCTCGCCAGCGACATCACCGCCGAGGACCCAGAGTTCGACGCCTACATCAAAGTCCTCTTCCAGGAAATGACCGCAAAGGCTGGCCAGAAGTGCACCGCGGTCCGTCGCGCGCTCGTCCCGCACGCGCTTGTCGACGCCGTGGCAGGCGCTCTGTCCTCCCGCATCGAAGAAAAGGTCGTGCTCGGGGAAACAATGGGGCCATTAGCGTCCTTCGACCAGCAGCGCGACGTCGATGCGGCGATAGCTCGCCTCGAGGCGGCCGGTGGCCAGGCTACGCGCGTCGGCAAGCGCCCAGCGGCGGGTGCCTTCGTGGAGCCGACGATCCTGACCTGGGCCGCTGACGCGCCTGAGGTGCATGAGATTGAGGCGTTCGGCCCGGTGGTGTCCGTACTGGGATACGACGATGATGCGCATGCGGTGGCGCTGGCTGCCAAGGGTGGTGGATCGCTGGTAGCTACGGTGTGCACCCGGGAAAAGGCGGGGGAGTACGCCGCTGGGATTGCAGCGCACCATGGGCGTCTGCACTTCCTGGACCGCGATGACGCGAAAACTACCACGGGACACGGCTCCCCGCTGCCGATGCTCATCCACGGCGGGCCTGGACGTGCCGGTGGCGGCGAGGAACTCGGTGGTGTGCGTGGCGTGAAGCACTACATGCAGCGCACCGCCATCCAAGGCACCCCGAACCATCTCACCGCCGTGACGGGGGAGTGGCACCGCGGCGCGGACGTCCAGCGCGTCACCCGCGAAGAAGGCGAACACCCATTCCGGAAGTCCCTGACTACCCTAAAGATTGGCGATCAGTTCGCCTCCGAGCTGCGCCCAGTCTCCCTGGAAGACATCCTCGCGTTCGCGGAGTCCACCGGCGACACCTTCTACGCCCACACCGATGAAGAAGCGGCGATGGCGAACCCATTCTTCCCTCGTCGAGTAGCGCACGGCTACCTGCTGGTTTCCTGGGCTGCGGGCCTGTTCGTCAACCCAGATCCAGGCCCAGTGCTCGCGAACTACGGGCTGGAGAACTTGCGGTTCATCACGCCGGTGACCTACGACGATTCCATCCGGGTGGAGCTCACCGCCAAGCGGATCACCCCACGCGTCACCGACGAGTACGGTGAGGTCGCCTGGGACACCGTGATCTACAACCAGAACGACGAGATCGTGGCTACCTACGACGTACTCACGCTGGTAGAAAAGGCATAG
- a CDS encoding NADPH-dependent oxidoreductase, whose product MTTETIRTQLSHRTIRKFTGEPIAPDTLAQLFDVAMHTPSSLGMQGASIIHVTQQALKDRLAEIGNQPYVKDATGYLLFIVDTHRNDALTEAEGARYPRNFISGFTDACLMAQNVCVAAESVGLGVNFYGNVHNDARAIIELLQLPELTFPVVGMGLGWPNQNPQLKPRLPRQVRVMENHYVEADRDLMAAYDTEMTSYYDLRNPDQPVKSFSTQVTGHYSQPLDLRDETLKIAREQGFDV is encoded by the coding sequence ATGACCACAGAGACGATTCGCACACAATTAAGCCACCGCACAATCCGGAAATTTACCGGAGAGCCGATCGCCCCCGACACTCTCGCCCAGCTTTTCGACGTCGCGATGCATACCCCCAGCTCGCTGGGTATGCAGGGAGCGAGCATCATCCACGTCACGCAGCAGGCATTGAAGGATCGACTTGCGGAAATCGGCAACCAGCCTTATGTCAAAGACGCGACGGGATATTTGCTGTTTATCGTCGATACGCACCGCAATGATGCCCTGACCGAGGCGGAGGGCGCGCGTTACCCGCGCAACTTCATCTCTGGTTTTACTGATGCTTGCCTGATGGCCCAAAATGTGTGTGTAGCAGCGGAAAGCGTGGGGCTGGGTGTGAATTTCTATGGCAACGTACATAATGACGCTCGCGCGATCATTGAACTGTTGCAGTTGCCGGAGCTCACTTTTCCGGTGGTAGGTATGGGCCTGGGATGGCCGAACCAAAACCCGCAGCTCAAGCCGCGTTTGCCCCGGCAGGTGCGGGTGATGGAAAACCACTATGTGGAGGCGGACCGTGACCTGATGGCTGCTTACGATACCGAGATGACCAGCTACTACGACCTGCGCAATCCCGATCAACCGGTGAAATCATTCAGTACGCAGGTGACGGGGCATTACTCTCAGCCCCTGGATCTGCGGGACGAAACTCTAAAGATTGCGCGGGAGCAGGGGTTCGACGTCTAG
- a CDS encoding S8 family peptidase, which yields MRALLVATACATFLCSTTPAADAENEIPLNWWIGAYGVDKLHEEGFDGAGQTIVISEGGLYPDSPDLVGADVEYLPLSEECQEVIPLDPEDEIEQSLHGTNVANMIVGQGGPDNIQGVAPRAKLIVVQVRNTDNADPDDPRTPSCIEEAHSVVRKVIDRNPTVYSNSVDDGDLPKYAPYLLLTGHLAFDAVGNNGTEAPNDPEELETPTPGMVSIGAVDPEGNVADFSSRQHDLALLAPGAAVLGRDIDGNLTEINGTSFASPYAAGVFALAKQRWPQATDLQLAQSMLRTAIGAEGEIRHDSATGSGLIAPYAFVHNDPTGLPDVPPFLPASNAANVNASGDKYLPFYDVLDGTRDCSGLPLCEDGQLRAPRAHWLPPLVPAQTTAEGAGAGQADVATTGSSDDVTSASPNRPHFSPRAGLALVGLAIVALITSFGVRRHR from the coding sequence ATGCGCGCTTTGTTAGTCGCGACAGCGTGCGCCACGTTTCTGTGTTCCACAACCCCAGCTGCCGATGCCGAAAATGAGATTCCGCTCAACTGGTGGATTGGGGCATATGGCGTCGATAAGCTGCACGAAGAGGGTTTCGATGGGGCTGGACAGACCATTGTTATTTCGGAGGGTGGGCTGTATCCGGACTCGCCGGACCTCGTCGGCGCTGACGTTGAATACCTGCCGCTTTCGGAGGAATGTCAGGAAGTAATCCCCCTCGATCCCGAGGATGAGATCGAGCAATCGCTGCACGGTACGAATGTCGCCAACATGATTGTGGGCCAAGGCGGGCCGGATAATATTCAGGGTGTTGCACCCCGAGCGAAACTCATCGTGGTGCAGGTGCGCAACACGGACAACGCGGACCCAGACGACCCTCGCACCCCCAGCTGCATCGAGGAAGCCCACAGCGTGGTCCGTAAAGTAATTGACCGCAACCCCACCGTGTATTCCAACTCGGTCGACGACGGGGACCTCCCAAAGTACGCACCCTACCTGCTGCTCACCGGGCATTTGGCTTTCGACGCCGTCGGTAACAACGGCACCGAAGCACCCAATGACCCCGAGGAACTTGAAACACCCACCCCCGGCATGGTGTCCATCGGCGCGGTGGACCCCGAAGGCAATGTCGCCGATTTCAGCAGCCGACAACACGACCTCGCACTGCTAGCACCCGGCGCGGCAGTCCTGGGCAGAGATATCGACGGCAACCTCACCGAAATTAACGGAACCAGCTTCGCGTCCCCCTATGCCGCGGGAGTGTTCGCGCTCGCGAAACAACGGTGGCCTCAAGCCACTGACCTGCAGCTAGCCCAGTCGATGTTGCGCACGGCGATTGGTGCTGAGGGGGAGATCCGCCACGATTCCGCCACCGGCTCCGGGCTTATCGCGCCCTACGCCTTCGTTCACAACGACCCCACCGGCCTGCCCGACGTGCCGCCCTTCCTGCCCGCAAGCAACGCCGCCAATGTCAACGCCAGCGGCGACAAATACCTGCCGTTTTACGACGTCCTCGACGGCACCCGCGACTGCAGCGGCCTGCCACTGTGCGAAGACGGCCAGCTCCGCGCCCCACGCGCACACTGGTTACCGCCGCTGGTGCCGGCACAGACCACGGCGGAAGGCGCTGGGGCTGGCCAGGCTGACGTTGCGACGACCGGTAGCAGCGACGACGTGACGAGCGCGAGCCCGAATCGCCCCCATTTCTCTCCGCGTGCGGGACTGGCGCTCGTTGGATTGGCGATAGTCGCGTTGATTACCAGTTTTGGTGTGCGGAGGCACCGCTAG
- a CDS encoding VOC family protein: MIFPEIDQDLAPELLVSDLSSSLNFWCVMCGFSVTYARHEVGFACISRGNAHIVLHELGEGRDFVTDTLEAPFGRGINFQVRVDDLEVPLASLRNINWPLFLEPEEKWYQVGSAAEVGVRQFLVKDPDGYLIRFQQPLGHRS, translated from the coding sequence ATGATCTTCCCAGAAATCGACCAAGACCTTGCCCCTGAACTGCTCGTGAGCGACCTGTCGAGCAGCCTGAACTTCTGGTGCGTCATGTGTGGCTTTTCTGTTACCTACGCACGCCACGAGGTCGGCTTCGCGTGCATCTCCCGAGGCAATGCTCACATTGTTCTGCACGAGCTTGGTGAAGGCCGTGACTTTGTCACCGACACGCTCGAAGCCCCGTTTGGCCGTGGCATCAATTTCCAAGTGCGTGTCGACGACCTCGAGGTCCCCCTCGCATCCCTGCGCAACATCAACTGGCCGCTATTCCTCGAACCTGAGGAAAAGTGGTATCAGGTTGGCAGCGCGGCTGAGGTGGGCGTTCGCCAGTTTTTGGTGAAGGATCCGGACGGTTACCTGATCCGTTTTCAGCAGCCGCTCGGCCATCGCAGCTAA
- a CDS encoding ATP-binding protein, giving the protein MTPEKFDEFIAQHIEWMRTASSDNSRVVAKRVQNSLGKSFWESVSAFANTSGGLFILGLSEPDGFTADLEFNAEQIKKELVAGFNTAPGNRPKVTPVPRHRMHEVRFEGQELIAVEIDAMRDDPQLVSQMPCFVTDQHLSKGSYRREFDGDRRLNAYEIHELQTWMQPDSSDREIIADALPDDIDEIAVQTVIAAYRAEGSRVISTARNSDDLLRLIKVLDYDEQHHLKPTLAGVLAVGRYPQQFFPQLFIDVTVHPTTEKSTSTAGIRFLSRKRCDGPLTEAVESAVAEVLGNLKTRYSETAGTVVNEKEIPELAIREAIANAVMHRDYGQLARGEQVAVDIYPDRVEITNPGGLWGGRTEENLVDGRSVTRNEALASILSHLHNARNERIAENQGSGIPAMIRAMTQHGLSAPRFKNNISSFQVTLRRFGLLDTEAQEWLESRGHQRSPIADVALILARNEGEVSTQSLRDRLGIDSDEAREFLAQLLVDGQLTAIDSEHYALAAQSMPQVSAPARELYEHISATTPRKTAELAELWGRSEGTVRLRVKKLIDADMVIPTAASTSKLRAYLRTKR; this is encoded by the coding sequence ATGACTCCCGAGAAGTTCGACGAATTCATCGCACAGCACATCGAATGGATGCGCACTGCGAGTAGTGACAACAGTCGTGTGGTAGCCAAGCGGGTCCAAAATTCGCTTGGAAAGTCCTTCTGGGAAAGCGTCAGCGCTTTTGCAAATACAAGTGGCGGGCTGTTCATACTTGGCTTATCTGAACCGGATGGTTTCACCGCTGATCTCGAATTCAATGCGGAGCAGATCAAGAAAGAACTCGTTGCAGGGTTCAATACGGCACCTGGAAACAGGCCAAAGGTCACTCCGGTGCCACGTCACCGCATGCACGAAGTGAGGTTTGAAGGGCAGGAGCTGATCGCTGTCGAAATCGATGCCATGCGAGATGACCCGCAGCTCGTTAGTCAAATGCCTTGTTTCGTAACGGATCAGCATCTCTCCAAGGGCAGCTATCGACGTGAGTTCGATGGCGATCGCCGACTGAACGCCTACGAGATTCACGAATTACAAACGTGGATGCAACCCGATAGTTCAGATCGCGAGATCATCGCAGATGCGTTGCCTGACGACATTGATGAAATTGCGGTCCAGACAGTAATCGCAGCTTATCGAGCCGAAGGCTCCCGCGTCATCTCCACCGCACGCAATTCTGACGATCTCCTGCGCCTCATCAAAGTGTTGGACTATGACGAACAGCACCACCTTAAGCCAACTTTGGCCGGTGTATTGGCTGTGGGGCGTTACCCCCAACAATTCTTTCCGCAGTTGTTTATCGACGTCACCGTTCACCCAACCACCGAGAAGTCAACTAGTACTGCTGGCATTCGATTCCTTTCCAGAAAGCGTTGTGACGGCCCACTCACCGAAGCCGTCGAGTCTGCAGTCGCGGAAGTGTTGGGTAACTTAAAAACTCGTTACAGTGAAACTGCTGGCACCGTGGTCAACGAGAAGGAGATCCCAGAGCTGGCGATTCGAGAAGCCATCGCCAATGCTGTGATGCACCGCGACTATGGACAACTCGCACGCGGCGAACAAGTTGCCGTTGACATCTATCCAGATCGTGTAGAGATCACCAACCCAGGTGGCCTCTGGGGCGGACGCACCGAAGAGAACCTCGTCGATGGCCGGTCCGTCACCAGGAATGAAGCCCTTGCTTCCATCCTCAGCCACTTGCACAATGCGCGGAATGAACGTATCGCAGAGAACCAAGGAAGTGGCATTCCGGCCATGATCCGCGCCATGACTCAGCACGGGCTCAGTGCACCGAGATTTAAGAACAACATCAGTTCTTTTCAAGTGACGCTGCGCCGCTTCGGGCTCCTTGACACCGAAGCACAGGAATGGCTCGAAAGTCGTGGACATCAGCGCTCACCGATTGCTGACGTGGCTCTGATTCTCGCGCGCAACGAAGGCGAAGTTTCCACTCAATCACTCCGGGACCGTCTCGGAATCGACAGTGACGAAGCCCGAGAATTCCTCGCACAATTGCTTGTCGACGGCCAATTGACCGCCATCGATAGCGAACACTATGCGCTTGCTGCTCAATCGATGCCTCAAGTTAGCGCCCCCGCCCGAGAGCTCTATGAGCACATTTCTGCCACAACTCCACGTAAGACCGCAGAACTCGCCGAACTGTGGGGCAGATCTGAGGGCACGGTTCGTCTACGCGTCAAGAAACTGATCGATGCAGACATGGTGATTCCGACCGCAGCGTCGACAAGCAAGCTGCGTGCCTACCTGCGCACCAAGCGATAG
- a CDS encoding MmcQ/YjbR family DNA-binding protein: MQGKWFALLGVLHGERIANVKVDPLEGELLRQQHPGITPGYHVNKRHWVMITEGQGVPDDLVRELVIDSYRLVRR; the protein is encoded by the coding sequence ATCCAGGGCAAGTGGTTCGCGCTGCTCGGCGTGCTGCATGGCGAAAGGATCGCCAATGTCAAGGTCGACCCACTCGAGGGCGAATTACTCCGCCAGCAACACCCAGGCATCACGCCTGGCTACCACGTGAATAAACGGCATTGGGTCATGATCACCGAAGGCCAAGGCGTGCCCGACGACCTCGTCCGCGAGTTGGTCATTGATTCCTATCGCTTGGTGCGCAGGTAG
- a CDS encoding DUF5635 domain-containing protein, translating to MCDFGAHTYSAKESWRNITGSTQSIRTAAESGRIVKGLLEPGRFENLAALDPIAEEVACMANTPGGGALIVGIEDKAGRIIGTELDLDWLRQGIYSRIDVAPDIVEKRVQGQRVLVIYVAPAAEPVEDTGNRLRWRVGDSCKPVDRSEWWEYQRAQAGFDPMAQVNTATLADVRPGAMALARKWDPAFAELTDQELLHGIGALDTQGFLSLAGKLLFSSAGSAVIELSIFDVHGGQVLNRVVPEPDKSCLEQLEHIEQALNVVNKNNTVVEGFAHKPVPEIPRSAVREAMLNAMIHRDWNRSEAIDVRWVELDSTLIVRSPGGFPPAITANNVLSNRSARYPALAELYRAVGLVDKQGVGVDRMYQSMIALGHRPPTIEEIAGPFVETTLVGGRPVLPVLELMSRIVPEARQEDYRIAIVLYLLFQRSFVSADEVARGLQSGSESAHNALEAARQTTVLGDPLVVPHGGVWLLGESCRNILRKADPTPFAPARYLSTDQDELHKTAVLWLWEVGDLATSDLMALAGISRGTAKACIDAMAEAGTVGPIGNGRSRRYRLVD from the coding sequence ATGTGTGATTTTGGTGCCCATACTTACTCGGCCAAAGAGTCGTGGCGAAACATTACTGGCTCGACACAATCCATCAGAACGGCTGCAGAAAGCGGAAGGATAGTCAAAGGACTTCTAGAGCCTGGCCGATTTGAAAACCTAGCTGCACTAGACCCCATCGCCGAAGAAGTCGCCTGCATGGCCAACACCCCAGGTGGCGGCGCCTTGATCGTGGGTATCGAAGACAAGGCCGGGCGAATCATCGGCACTGAGTTGGACCTCGATTGGCTGCGGCAAGGCATTTATAGTCGCATTGATGTGGCACCGGATATCGTCGAAAAGCGGGTGCAGGGGCAGCGAGTACTCGTCATTTATGTTGCTCCCGCAGCCGAACCGGTCGAGGATACCGGGAATCGGCTGCGCTGGCGCGTTGGTGACTCGTGCAAGCCAGTCGACCGCTCGGAGTGGTGGGAGTATCAGCGAGCCCAGGCTGGTTTCGATCCGATGGCTCAGGTTAACACCGCAACGCTTGCCGACGTCCGCCCCGGGGCAATGGCATTGGCGAGGAAATGGGATCCAGCTTTTGCTGAGCTGACAGACCAAGAACTTCTACACGGAATTGGAGCTCTCGATACCCAGGGTTTTCTCTCCCTCGCGGGAAAACTGCTGTTCAGCTCTGCGGGAAGCGCCGTAATCGAGTTGAGTATCTTTGATGTACACGGTGGTCAGGTGCTGAATCGAGTAGTTCCTGAGCCGGACAAGTCCTGCCTCGAACAGCTCGAACATATTGAACAGGCGCTCAATGTGGTAAATAAGAACAACACTGTGGTGGAGGGCTTTGCCCACAAGCCGGTCCCGGAAATTCCCCGGAGTGCTGTTCGTGAGGCGATGCTCAATGCCATGATTCATCGCGATTGGAACCGCAGTGAAGCAATTGATGTGCGGTGGGTGGAGCTTGATAGCACGCTGATCGTGCGTAGCCCCGGCGGGTTTCCTCCAGCAATTACGGCCAATAACGTACTGAGCAACCGCTCGGCTCGCTATCCCGCCTTGGCTGAACTTTATCGGGCGGTTGGGCTCGTCGATAAGCAGGGGGTGGGTGTCGACCGCATGTATCAATCGATGATTGCCCTAGGGCATCGGCCACCAACCATCGAAGAGATAGCAGGGCCTTTTGTGGAAACCACCTTGGTGGGTGGTCGCCCAGTACTTCCCGTGCTTGAGCTGATGTCCAGGATTGTGCCGGAAGCTCGCCAAGAGGATTACCGCATCGCGATTGTGCTGTATCTGCTGTTCCAACGATCGTTTGTTTCGGCGGACGAAGTCGCGCGCGGACTCCAATCCGGCAGTGAATCCGCGCACAATGCTTTGGAAGCTGCTCGGCAAACGACGGTTTTGGGAGACCCGCTTGTTGTTCCGCATGGCGGAGTGTGGTTATTGGGCGAGTCGTGCCGCAACATCCTGCGCAAAGCTGACCCAACGCCATTCGCTCCGGCGCGATACCTGTCCACCGATCAAGATGAACTCCATAAAACAGCCGTGCTGTGGCTTTGGGAAGTTGGAGACCTTGCCACGAGCGACCTCATGGCGCTGGCGGGGATTTCCCGCGGAACTGCGAAAGCCTGCATTGATGCGATGGCGGAGGCGGGAACAGTGGGGCCGATCGGCAACGGGCGCTCCCGTCGATACCGTTTGGTGGATTAG
- a CDS encoding IS3 family transposase (programmed frameshift): MAKRYSQEFKDRAVRMLIDRLADDGSCSQWQAVNEIAPKLGIANESLRRWYEQHLVNAGERQGLTREEHEEIKRLKREVAELRRANEILKTASGFFRSGARPSGPIMIAYIDEYRDRFGVEPICRVLGVSLEGGFITSRGYRLAKSRPASARSIRDRILIDELKKIHTKNYSVYGVRKMWHAVRRAGWDVGRDQVARLMRIGGIEGVRRGRAPITTRPVQEVDSRPDLVNRQFKASRPNQLWVADITYVRTLSGFVYTAFVTDVYSRKIVGWATRSSMKTEALPLEALEQAIQGAKDTLVDLTHHSDHGSQYTSVAYNEKLADYGIKPSTGSVGDSYDNALAEAVNGLYKAELIYSQPWFSLTEVEFATLNWVHWWNHERLHEALGYKSPAEIIDMYNHTRVSELTPV; this comes from the exons ATGGCCAAGAGGTATTCACAGGAGTTCAAGGATCGCGCGGTGCGGATGCTGATCGATCGTTTAGCCGATGATGGCTCGTGTTCTCAGTGGCAGGCGGTCAATGAGATCGCACCGAAGCTAGGGATCGCGAATGAATCGCTGCGCCGCTGGTACGAGCAGCATTTAGTGAACGCGGGTGAACGGCAGGGGCTTACGCGTGAAGAGCATGAGGAGATTAAACGGCTCAAACGCGAGGTTGCGGAGTTGCGGCGGGCGAATGAGATTTTGAAGACTGCTTCGG GCTTTTTTCGCAGCGGAGCTCGACCGTCCGGCCCGATAATGATTGCTTATATTGATGAGTATAGGGATCGTTTCGGGGTCGAGCCGATTTGCCGGGTATTGGGCGTGAGTCTGGAGGGAGGGTTTATCACCTCTCGTGGCTACCGGCTGGCGAAGAGCAGGCCAGCGAGCGCCAGAAGCATACGAGACAGGATCCTGATCGATGAGCTCAAGAAGATCCACACCAAGAATTACAGCGTCTACGGGGTGCGGAAGATGTGGCATGCAGTGCGGCGTGCTGGTTGGGATGTTGGCCGTGACCAGGTGGCTCGGCTCATGAGAATCGGTGGAATTGAGGGTGTTCGCCGGGGACGCGCCCCAATCACAACCCGGCCCGTTCAGGAAGTAGATTCTCGTCCGGATCTGGTCAATCGGCAGTTCAAGGCCAGTAGGCCCAACCAGCTGTGGGTTGCTGATATCACGTATGTACGAACCCTATCCGGCTTCGTGTATACAGCGTTCGTTACTGATGTGTATAGCCGCAAGATTGTGGGTTGGGCGACGCGTTCTTCGATGAAAACCGAGGCGCTACCACTAGAGGCACTCGAGCAGGCCATTCAGGGAGCGAAAGATACTCTGGTGGATCTGACGCATCATTCCGATCATGGCTCGCAATACACGAGTGTTGCCTACAACGAGAAACTCGCTGACTACGGGATCAAGCCCTCCACCGGGAGCGTGGGTGATTCCTACGATAACGCGCTAGCCGAGGCTGTCAACGGCCTGTACAAAGCCGAGCTGATCTATTCCCAGCCCTGGTTCTCACTGACCGAGGTCGAGTTTGCGACGTTGAACTGGGTCCACTGGTGGAACCACGAGCGCCTCCACGAAGCCCTCGGATATAAGAGCCCTGCAGAGATCATCGATATGTATAATCACACCCGGGTCAGCGAGCTGACCCCCGTATAA
- a CDS encoding IS30 family transposase yields the protein MSPRYLCIEERELIFDLHRQGFGVRAIARRLGRAPSTISKELRRNQDDFGLYLPTHAQRTSTLRRFRPKKRKIDLVPGLWETIFAMLRDKLSPEQIAGRLRKDYPDDDTMHVCAETIYQALFFQAKGELKKEIAACLRQGRTVRKPRGQRIPRRRFVDPMVMISDRPADVEDRAVPGHWEGDLILGKGNTSAIGTLVERSTRYVMLLHLPDGHDAVAVRNALVAAINGLPEHLKGSLTWDQGSEMAGHKSFTIATDCPVYFCDPASPWQRGSNENTNGLLRQYFPKGTDLSVHTAEDLEFVAMQLNRRPRKTLNFDTPAERMAQLLDKET from the coding sequence ATTTCACCGCGTTATCTCTGTATTGAAGAACGTGAGCTTATTTTCGACTTGCATCGGCAAGGCTTCGGTGTGCGTGCCATCGCCCGGCGGTTAGGGCGCGCACCGTCAACGATCAGCAAAGAGCTACGCCGTAACCAGGATGATTTCGGCCTGTATTTACCCACCCATGCACAGCGCACATCAACGCTTCGCAGATTCCGGCCGAAAAAACGCAAGATCGACCTCGTCCCAGGTTTATGGGAGACCATCTTTGCCATGCTGCGTGACAAGCTCTCTCCGGAACAGATCGCAGGGAGGTTGCGCAAAGACTATCCAGACGATGACACTATGCACGTGTGTGCTGAAACTATCTACCAAGCATTGTTCTTCCAGGCTAAAGGCGAGTTAAAGAAAGAAATCGCAGCATGCCTGCGACAAGGGCGCACAGTGCGTAAACCTCGCGGGCAGCGTATCCCTCGGCGGCGATTTGTTGACCCTATGGTCATGATTTCCGATCGGCCAGCCGACGTAGAAGATCGAGCTGTCCCAGGGCATTGGGAAGGTGACCTCATCTTAGGTAAAGGAAACACATCAGCTATCGGCACCCTCGTGGAAAGATCCACCAGGTATGTCATGCTATTGCACCTACCCGATGGACATGACGCCGTAGCAGTAAGAAACGCACTGGTTGCAGCGATCAATGGGCTACCTGAGCATCTCAAAGGCTCGTTAACCTGGGATCAAGGAAGTGAAATGGCAGGACATAAATCGTTTACCATCGCCACAGATTGCCCAGTGTATTTCTGTGACCCAGCCTCACCCTGGCAACGCGGCAGCAACGAAAACACCAACGGGCTCCTACGCCAGTACTTCCCTAAAGGCACAGACTTAAGCGTCCACACCGCCGAAGACCTGGAATTCGTTGCCATGCAGCTCAACAGACGACCACGAAAAACACTCAACTTCGATACCCCCGCAGAACGCATGGCACAATTGCTAGACAAAGAAACCTAG